In Prunus dulcis chromosome 1, ALMONDv2, whole genome shotgun sequence, the following are encoded in one genomic region:
- the LOC117616285 gene encoding GRAS family protein RAM1-like, whose product MASGLDVQAEFYGDNTSDQVIGLDLNLSSMACLPYPSSLSTLEENPAAWVIPFIDETTSHKRLKQQHSASYEFNNAGTNYYSLYSGSGSMCVRGLDSLPRIHFRDHISAYTQRYLAVEAMEEATATLMRDKEGESEEGGRADGTKLVQQLIACAEAVACRDKAHASTLLYELRANAKVFGTSFQRVASCFVQGLSDRLALVQPLGAVGVIGPITKSTAFSAEKDEALHLVYEICPQIQFGHFVANASILEAFEGESSVHVIDLGMTLGLPHGYQWRNLIDSLANRAGQPLHRLRITGVGNSAERLQAIGNDLKLHAQSMKLNFEFSAVESSFENLKPQDFNLVDGEVLVINSILQLHCLVKESRGALNSVLQTLHQLSPKLMILVEQDTSHNGPFFLGRFMEAMHNYSAIFDSLDAMLPKYDTRRAKMEQFYFGEEIKNIVSCEGPARVERHERFEQWRRRMRRAGFQPAPLKMIAQAMKWLEINTCEGYTVVEDKGCLVLGWKSKPIIATSCWK is encoded by the coding sequence ATGGCATCTGGTCTCGATGTTCAAGCTGAATTCTATGGGGACAATACATCTGATCAGGTGATTGGTCTTGATCTCAATCTGTCATCCATGGCATGCCTTCCCTACCCTTCTTCTCTTTCCACTTTGGAGGAAAATCCTGCTGCCTGGGTGATCCCATTCATAGATGAAACAACAAGTCATAAGAGGCTAAAGCAGCAACATAGTGCCAGCTATGAATTCAATAATGCAGGTACTAACTATTATAGTCTTTACAGTGGCAGTGGCAGCATGTGTGTTAGGGGATTAGATAGTTTGCCAAGAATCCATTTCCGGGATCACATATCGGCGTACACTCAGAGATACTTGGCAGTAGAGGCCATGGAAGAAGCCACTGCAACCCTGATGAGAGACAAGGAAGGCGAATCCGAGGAAGGAGGAAGGGCAGATGGGACGAAACTAGTCCAGCAACTCATTGCTTGTGCTGAGGCTGTGGCTTGTCGTGACAAAGCTCATGCTTCAACATTACTTTATGAGCTCAGAGCTAATGCAAAGGTCTTTGGGACATCATTTCAGCGAGTAGCATCCTGCTTTGTCCAAGGTCTCTCTGACCGCCTTGCGCTGGTTCAACCGCTTGGGGCAGTGGGAGTTATAGGCCCCATAACCAAGTCGACAGCTTTTTCGGCAGAAAAGGATGAGGCTTTGCACCTTGTTTATGAGATTTGCCCACAAATCCAATTCGGTCACTTCGTAGCAAATGCATCAATATTGGAAGCCTTTGAGGGAGAAAGCTCTGTTCATGTCATAGACTTGGGCATGACCCTAGGCCTCCCACATGGGTACCAATGGCGCAATTTAATAGACAGTCTAGCCAACCGTGCAGGACAACCCTTACATCGCCTTCGAATCACCGGTGTTGGCAACTCTGCCGAACGCCTTCAAGCAATTGGCAATGATCTCAAGCTGCATGCACAAAGCATGAaactgaattttgaattttcagcAGTGGAGAGCAGCTTCGAGAACCTAAAACCTCAAGACTTCAATTTGGTTGATGGGGAGGTTTTGGTCATCAACAGCATACTTCAGTTGCATTGTCTGGTGAAAGAGAGCAGAGGTGCATTGAACTCAGTTTTACAAACACTTCATCAGCTATCACCAAAGCTTATGATCTTGGTTGAGCAGGACACAAGCCACAATGGGCCTTTCTTTCTAGGGAGGTTCATGGAGGCAATGCATAATTACTCTGCCATATTTGACTCCCTGGATGCAATGCTGCCTAAGTATGATACAAGGAGAGCTAAAATGGAGCAGTTTTATTTTGGGGAGGAGATTAAGAACATTGTGAGCTGTGAGGGACCAGCCAGGGTGGAGAGGCATGAAAGGTTTGAGCAATGGCGCCGGAGGATGAGACGTGCTGGGTTCCAACCGGCACCTCTGAAGATGATAGCACAGGCCATGAAATGGCTAGAAATAAATACTTGTGAGGGTTACACAGTTGTAGAAGACAAGGGTTGCTTGGTTCTTGGGTGGAAGTCAAAGCCCATCATTGCAACTTCTTGCTGGAAATAA
- the LOC117616044 gene encoding LOW QUALITY PROTEIN: tryptamine 5-hydroxylase-like (The sequence of the model RefSeq protein was modified relative to this genomic sequence to represent the inferred CDS: deleted 1 base in 1 codon): protein MDSLVPSLLLFIPFVFFLLRLQLQKWISITSPSQPQSATVRTPPSPTSLPIIGHLHHLLLTEAPPYQSLAHLAQKLGPIIHLQLGRVPTLVISSADLAKLVLKTHDHVFASRPQLVAAQWLSFGCSDVTFSPYGPYWRQARKICVTELLSSKRVTSFHLVRDEEVNRLLSHVARLFGSEVDMSKLLFALANNVLCRVALGKRFIVEEEESKSKSEDRLVELLSETQALLAGWCVGDFFPEWEWVNWVSGFRRRLKRNLEGLRQVCDEIIQEHLNKTTSCEGGSGGGSREDFVDVLLRVRQRDDLEVPITDDNLKALVLDMFVAGTDTTSATLEWAMTELVKHPNVMKKAQEQVRKFASSTGKVDESHLQHFDYLKAVIKETMRLHPPVPLLVPRESMDKCTLDGYEIPEKTRVLINAYAIARDPQSWDNPLEYRPERFQDAGNVNVNVVDQDFRFLPFGGGRRGCPGYGFGLATVEIALARLLYHFDWALPQGVGPDDVDLDETFGLATRKKSALVLVPTPANMDHQFKGIDHHRL, encoded by the exons atggactCTCTCGTTCCCTCGCTTCTACTTTTCATACCCTTCGTATTCTTCCTTCTTCGCTTGCAGTTGCAGAAATGGATAAGTATAACGTCACCGTCACAGCCACAGTCCGCCACCGTCCGTACTCCACCGTCACCGACAAGCCTTCCAATTATCGGCCACcttcaccacctcctcctcacAGAGGCGCCACCTTACCAATCCCTCGCCCACCTGGCCCAGAAACTGGGCCCCATCATCCACCTCCAACTCGGCCGAGTCCCCACGCTGGTCATCTCCTCGGCTGACCTGGCCAAGCTCGTCCTCAAAACCCACGATCACGTATTCGCGAGCCGACCGCAGCTCGTGGCGGCTCAGTGGCTCTCCTTCGGCTGCTCCGACGTCACCTTCTCCCCGTACGGCCCCTACTGGCGCCAAGCTAGAAAAATATGTGTCACCGAGTTGCTGAGCTCCAAACGGGTCACTTCGTTCCACCTCGTCCGAGACGAGGAGGTGAACCGGTTGCTGAGCCACGTGGCCCGCCTGTTCGGGTCAGAAGTGGACATGAGCAAGTTATTGTTTGCGTTGGCAAACAATGTGCTGTGTAGGGTAGCGTTGGGGAAGAGGTTTAtagtggaggaggaggagtcAAAGTCAAAGTCTGAAGATCGTTTGGTGGAGCTTTTGAGTGAGACGCAGGCTTTGCTTGCTGGGTGGTGCGTAGGGGATTTCTTCCCCGAGTGGGAGTGGGTCAACTGGGTGAGTGGGTTTAGGAGGAGGCTGAAGAGGAACTTGGAGGGTTTGAGACAAGTGTGTGATGAAATAATACAAGAGCATTtaaacaaaacgacgtcgtgcGAAGGTGGTAGCGGTGGCGGTAGCAGAGAAGATTTTGTTGATGTTCTGCTTCGAGTACGACAAAGAGATGACTTGGAGGTGCCAATTACTGATGACAATCTCAAGGCTCTTGTACTG GACATGTTTGTGGCCGGAACCGATACGACATCAGCCACCCTAGAATGGGCAATGACAGAGTTGGTGAAACACCCAAACGTGATGAAGAAAGCACAAGAACAAGTTCGAAAGTTTGCATCCAGCACTGGAAAAGTTGACGAGAGCCACCTTCAACACTTTGACTACTTGAAAGCAGTCATAAAAGAGACAATGCGATTGCATCCGCCAGTCCCTCTTCTTGTCCCTCGAGAATCAATGGACAAGTGCACTCTGGATGGCTACGAAATACCCGAAAAAACTAGGGTTCTAATCAACGCCTATGCCATAGCAAGAGACCCACAGTCGTGGGACAATCCCTTGGAGTATAGGCCTGAGAGGTTTCAAGATGCAGGCAACGTTAATGTTAATGTTGTTGATCAAGATTTTAGGTTTCTACCATTTGgtggaggaagaagagggtGCCCAGGATATGGCTTTGGGTTGGCAACGGTGGAGATTGCATTGGCAAGGCTCTTGTATCATTTTGATTGGGCATTGCCTCAGGGAGTTGGACCAGATGATGTGGACCTCGACGAAACTTTTGGGCTTGCCACAAGAAAGAAGTCTGCTCTTGTTCTTGTTCCAACACCC GCCAACATGGATCACCAATTCAAGGGAATTGATCATCACCGCCTTTAA
- the LOC117616045 gene encoding protein HHL1, chloroplastic: MEAGMSLNAVVRLPLSSSRTHEDGLVRHSLVSTTTTTQKAEQRQGRKLVVQAKSKRGMMARQFQAKKPPPPAMPKIEDDGNPRFVVFMRMANVYLWYPLSVISGGTTAKIMVAAKDNFLGKYIYKDTLARNLAAVIYRDEKEIQKTAFKQYRVLRSATDFRYGYKIVENGNMRAALSTSDVIELPTKDKLKTTFDKVKDFFGDAKESFGKLTTLNLSESEESEEKSAEQEKVKG, encoded by the exons ATGGAAGCGGGCATGTCTCTAAATGCAGTCGTTCGGCTTCCACTGTCGAGTTCGAGGACCCATGAAGATGGTTTGGTCAGGCACTCATTGGTCTCcacgacgacgacgacccaGAAGGCAGAGCAAAGGCAGGGCCGCAAACTGGTCGTTCAGGCAAAGAGCAAAAGGGGAATGATGGCTCGCCAATTTCAAGCCAAGAAGCCTCCACCTCCTGCCATGCCCAAGATTGAAGACGACGGCAACCCACGTTTCGTTGTATTCATGAGAATGGCTAAT GTTTACCTATGGTACCCACTTAGTGTTATATCAGGCGGAACCACGGCTAAAATCATGGTTGCAGCGAAAGATAATTTTCTggggaaatatatatataaagatacaCTTGCTAGAAATCTTGCTGCAGTTATTTACAGG GACGAGAAGGAAATACAGAAGACAGCATTCAAGCAGTACCGAGTGTTGCGGTCAGCTACTGATTTTAGATATGGCTACAAAATTGTG GAAAATGGTAACATGAGAGCAGCACTTTCTACCTCGGATGTAATTGAG CTTCCAACAAAAGACAAGCTCAAAACCACTTTTGACAAAGTGAAAGATTTTTTTGGGGATGCAAAGGAATCTTTCGGCAAGTTGACAACACTGAACTTATCCGAGTCTGAGGAATCAGAAGAAAAATCTGCAGAACAGGAAAA GGTAAAAGGCTGA
- the LOC117614400 gene encoding small heat shock protein, chloroplastic-like produces MSHAVSNLSIFLPMSSGRRTKNCPSPVFSKPVKNSLKAMARDARDNLDHLQRATTKHQQQQPPQPKKRVAPAPPVGLWDRFPTARTVQQMMETMERMMDDPFAYSGGSGWASPLQMETGGYSRGRTPWEIKEGEADYKMRFDMPGMTKEDVKVCVEEKMLVVKAEKVTKKKQSGVQEEEDNGDDEWSAKSYGRYSSRIALPENIQFEKIKAEVKDGVLYVSIPKATSSSKILDIHVE; encoded by the exons ATGTCTCACGCCGTATCGAATTTGAGCATTTTTCTTCCAATGTCATCTGGGAGGAGGACCAAAAATTGCCCATCCCCTGTTTTCTCAAAACCAGTCAAGAACAGCCTCAAGGCCATGGCAAGAGATGCAAGGGACAACCTTGACCACTTGCAGAGGGCCACCACCAagcaccaacaacaacaaccacCCCAGCCCAAAAAGAGAGTCGCCCCGGCACCACCTGTAG GGTTGTGGGACCGGTTTCCGACGGCAAGGACAGTGCAGCAGATGATGGAGACCATGGAGAGGATGATGGACGACCCGTTTGCCTACTCGGGCGGGTCGGGTTGGGCATCCCCATTGCAGATGGAGACAGGTGGCTACAGCAGGGGAAGGACCCCATGGGAGATCAAAGAAGGTGAGGCTGATTACAAGATGAGATTTGACATGCCTGGGATGACCAAAGAGGACGTCAAGGTGTGCGTTGAGGAGAAAATGCTGGTTGTGAAGGCAGAGAAGGTGACCAAGAAGAAGCAAAGTGGGgtgcaagaagaagaagataatggTGATGATGAGTGGTCTGCTAAGAGCTATGGGAGGTACAGCAGTAGAATTGCTCTGCCTGAGAATATTCAGTTTGAGAAGATTAAGGCTGAGGTTAAAGATGGGGTCTTGTATGTTAGTATTCCTAAGGCTACAAGTAGTTCTAAGATTTTGGACATTCATGTAGAGTGA